Proteins co-encoded in one uncultured Bacteroides sp. genomic window:
- a CDS encoding LptF/LptG family permease gives MLRIKKLDLFIIRSFILLFLGTFFICLFIFIMQFLWRYVDELVGKGLALNVLSEFFFYATLTLVPTALPLAILLATLMTFGNFGERYELLAIKAAGISLLRVMRPLFIFTIFLCCISFYFQNVVAPKAQVKLWTLLISMKQKSPELEIPEGVFYDEIEGYNLYVKHKNKDTGALYNIMIYNFSDGFENAHVIVADSGKLEMTADKQHLNLHLYSGEMFENLKSQSGSIENVPYRRESFKEKHTIIEFNSNFNMVDESFMSNQYQSKNMAQLQSSVDSMTQIVDSIGKSYYNEAVTTVYKTGNNQQGKDAHEIKNKNLTSINTDSIFENLSLQEKQRIASSALNSAQNICNDWKFKSFNTEETDLRIRKHEMEWHKKIALSFSCLIFFFIGAPLGGIIRKGGLGMPVVVSVLIFIIYYIIDTTGYKMARDDKWILWTGLWISSIILAPVGAFLTYKSNNDSVVLNADTYINWIRKIVGIRDTRHLTKKEVIIEDPDYKQESDNLNLLCDKCETYISNNKLKRAPNYLTLWQKIDNDEDIVDINKHLEFIIEKLANSNNIKVISMLNNYPIMSVHAHRCPFNIPALNAVTGVLLPIGVIFYFRIWAFRIRLYKDLKLVNRTSRDLQDIIKTINK, from the coding sequence ATGTTACGCATAAAGAAATTAGATCTATTCATTATCAGGAGTTTCATACTCCTTTTTCTAGGAACATTCTTCATCTGCCTTTTTATTTTTATAATGCAGTTTTTATGGAGATATGTTGATGAATTAGTTGGTAAAGGACTGGCTTTAAATGTATTATCTGAGTTTTTCTTTTATGCGACATTAACATTAGTACCAACTGCACTGCCTTTGGCAATTCTACTTGCCACATTAATGACTTTTGGAAATTTCGGAGAGCGCTATGAATTACTGGCCATAAAAGCTGCCGGTATCTCATTATTAAGAGTCATGCGTCCACTTTTCATCTTTACTATTTTCCTTTGTTGTATTTCATTCTATTTTCAGAACGTTGTTGCACCCAAAGCACAAGTGAAGCTCTGGACCTTGCTCATCTCCATGAAGCAAAAATCACCTGAATTAGAAATCCCAGAAGGAGTATTTTACGATGAAATTGAAGGATACAATCTTTATGTGAAGCATAAAAACAAAGACACCGGAGCTTTATACAATATCATGATTTACAATTTCTCTGATGGATTTGAGAATGCGCATGTCATTGTAGCTGATTCCGGAAAGCTTGAAATGACGGCCGACAAGCAGCATCTAAACCTACACTTGTATAGCGGAGAAATGTTTGAGAACCTGAAATCTCAAAGTGGTTCAATAGAAAATGTGCCTTATCGGCGAGAGAGCTTTAAAGAAAAACATACCATTATTGAATTCAATTCCAACTTTAATATGGTTGATGAGAGTTTTATGAGCAATCAATACCAGAGTAAGAATATGGCTCAGCTTCAAAGTTCTGTCGATTCTATGACTCAGATCGTAGACAGCATTGGAAAGTCATATTATAATGAAGCAGTCACAACTGTTTATAAAACAGGGAACAATCAGCAAGGAAAAGATGCACATGAAATTAAAAACAAAAATTTAACTTCCATAAATACCGATAGTATTTTTGAGAACCTTTCATTACAAGAAAAACAACGGATTGCTTCCAGCGCATTAAATAGCGCTCAAAACATCTGCAATGACTGGAAATTCAAGAGTTTCAACACAGAAGAAACAGACTTACGCATCAGAAAACATGAGATGGAATGGCATAAAAAAATTGCACTGTCATTTTCCTGTTTAATTTTCTTTTTTATCGGAGCCCCATTAGGAGGTATTATCAGGAAAGGAGGATTGGGTATGCCTGTGGTAGTTTCCGTTTTAATATTCATCATCTACTATATAATAGACACTACTGGGTACAAGATGGCCAGGGATGATAAATGGATACTTTGGACAGGACTCTGGATCAGTAGCATCATTCTAGCTCCGGTCGGCGCATTCCTCACATATAAATCAAACAATGATTCCGTGGTACTAAATGCCGATACCTATATAAACTGGATCAGAAAAATTGTTGGTATCCGGGACACTCGTCATCTGACTAAGAAGGAGGTCATTATTGAAGACCCTGACTATAAGCAGGAAAGTGATAATTTAAATCTATTATGTGATAAATGCGAAACATATATCTCTAATAATAAATTAAAAAGAGCGCCCAACTATCTTACTCTTTGGCAGAAAATTGATAACGACGAAGATATTGTTGATATTAACAAACACCTCGAATTCATTATTGAAAAACTGGCAAACAGTAACAATATAAAAGTTATAAGCATGCTGAACAACTACCCCATTATGTCTGTTCATGCACATAGATGCCCATTCAACATCCCGGCTCTAAACGCAGTCACAGGAGTATTGTTGCCAATTGGAGTAATCTTTTATTTCCGAATATGGGCTTTTAGAATACGACTATATAAAGACCTTAAACTGGTTAATAGAACCAGCAGAGATTTACAAGATATAATTAAAACAATTAATAAATAG
- a CDS encoding bifunctional 3,4-dihydroxy-2-butanone-4-phosphate synthase/GTP cyclohydrolase II, producing the protein MEEIKLNTIDEAIADFREGKFIIVVDDEDRENEGDFIIAAEKITPEKVNFMLRYGRGVLCAPITEERCEELELDMQVSSNTSIYETPFTVTVDLLENCTTGVSMHDRAATIKALANPELKPGDLGRPGHINPLRAKTRGVLRRAGHTEATVDMARLAGLYPAGALIEIINEDGTMARLPELVEVSKKFDIKIITIKDLIAYRLKMESMVEKGEEVDMPTNFGHFRLIPFRQKSNGLEHIALIKGEWDEDEPILVRVHSSCMTGDIFGSCRCECGEQLHKAMAEIEKAGKGVVIYMNQEGRGIGLMNKIKAYKLQEEGFDTVDANLHLGFNADERDYGVGAEILREIGVRKMRLLTNNPVKRIGLEAYGLEIVENVGIEITPNQYNVRYLKTKKERMGHTLHLTK; encoded by the coding sequence ATGGAAGAAATTAAACTAAATACAATAGATGAAGCAATTGCCGACTTTCGTGAAGGGAAATTTATAATTGTTGTGGACGACGAAGATCGTGAAAATGAGGGAGATTTTATCATTGCTGCAGAAAAAATAACTCCGGAAAAAGTCAATTTCATGCTAAGGTATGGACGTGGTGTTTTATGTGCTCCTATCACAGAAGAACGCTGCGAAGAACTAGAGCTGGATATGCAGGTTTCTTCAAACACCTCTATTTATGAAACACCTTTCACCGTCACAGTTGACTTACTTGAAAATTGCACCACAGGTGTTTCCATGCATGACAGGGCAGCAACGATCAAAGCCCTGGCAAACCCTGAGCTAAAGCCTGGCGATCTAGGACGTCCAGGACATATTAATCCCTTGAGAGCTAAAACCCGCGGAGTACTCCGCCGTGCGGGACATACAGAAGCCACTGTAGATATGGCTCGTCTAGCCGGTCTTTATCCTGCCGGAGCTTTGATTGAAATTATCAATGAAGATGGGACAATGGCCCGTCTGCCAGAGCTAGTGGAGGTTTCTAAAAAATTCGACATCAAAATCATTACCATTAAAGACCTTATTGCTTACCGCCTTAAAATGGAATCAATGGTTGAAAAAGGAGAAGAGGTTGATATGCCAACCAATTTCGGACATTTCCGCTTGATTCCTTTCCGTCAGAAATCAAATGGATTAGAACATATTGCATTAATAAAAGGTGAATGGGACGAAGATGAACCTATTTTGGTCAGGGTACATTCTTCTTGCATGACTGGTGATATATTTGGTTCTTGTCGTTGTGAATGCGGCGAACAATTGCATAAAGCAATGGCCGAAATTGAAAAAGCAGGTAAAGGTGTTGTCATTTATATGAATCAGGAAGGTCGCGGTATCGGACTTATGAACAAAATCAAAGCGTATAAGCTTCAAGAAGAAGGATTTGACACCGTTGATGCAAACCTGCATTTAGGTTTTAACGCCGACGAGCGTGACTATGGTGTAGGGGCAGAAATATTGCGGGAAATTGGCGTACGTAAAATGAGATTACTGACCAACAACCCGGTTAAGCGTATTGGACTTGAAGCATATGGATTAGAGATTGTAGAAAATGTAGGCATTGAGATAACTCCTAATCAGTATAATGTTAGATACTTAAAAACGAAAAAGGAACGGATGGGTCACACGCTTCATCTTACAAAGTGA
- a CDS encoding pyridoxal phosphate-dependent aminotransferase yields MNQLSDRLNSLSPSETLAMSQKSNELKAQGIDVINLSVGEPDFFTPDYIKEAAKKAIDENFSFYSPVPGYLSLRKAIAAKLKNENGLDYKPEQIVCSNGAKQSVCNTLLCIIGPGDEVIIPAPYWVSYIEMVKLAEGKSIVVSAGIEQNFKITPAQLEAAITPKTKALILCSPSNPTGSIYSKSELKGLVDVLVKYPNIMVIADEIYEHINYIGKHESIAQFPEIKERVALINGVSKAYAMTGWRLGFVAGPEWLAKANNKLQGQYTSGPSSITQKAAETAFSGDQTPVEEMRKAFERRRNLVLGLIKEIPGLECNVPDGAFYVFPKCNSYFGKSFGDRKIGNSADLAMYLLEEGHVACVGGVAFGAPDCIRLSYATSDENLVEAIKRIKQALANLK; encoded by the coding sequence ATGAACCAACTTTCAGACCGTTTAAACAGCCTATCTCCTTCTGAAACTTTAGCTATGTCTCAGAAGAGTAATGAGTTAAAAGCTCAGGGCATTGATGTCATCAACCTTAGTGTAGGAGAACCCGATTTCTTTACTCCAGATTACATTAAGGAAGCTGCCAAAAAAGCGATTGATGAAAACTTCTCTTTTTATTCTCCAGTACCAGGATACCTGTCACTTCGTAAAGCTATTGCTGCTAAATTAAAGAATGAAAATGGTCTGGATTATAAACCGGAACAGATAGTTTGTTCCAATGGAGCAAAACAGTCTGTATGCAACACTTTGTTGTGTATCATCGGCCCTGGAGATGAAGTAATTATACCAGCGCCATATTGGGTTAGTTATATTGAAATGGTAAAACTTGCCGAAGGTAAAAGTATTGTTGTTTCTGCAGGCATCGAACAGAATTTCAAAATCACTCCGGCTCAGCTTGAGGCGGCAATTACTCCTAAAACCAAAGCGCTGATTCTTTGTTCACCTTCTAATCCTACTGGTAGCATTTACAGCAAAAGTGAATTAAAAGGATTGGTCGACGTATTGGTTAAATATCCAAACATCATGGTAATTGCAGATGAGATTTATGAACATATCAACTACATCGGAAAACATGAAAGTATCGCTCAGTTCCCAGAGATTAAAGAACGTGTAGCGTTGATCAACGGAGTTTCTAAAGCCTATGCCATGACAGGATGGAGACTTGGTTTTGTAGCAGGTCCGGAATGGTTGGCAAAAGCAAACAATAAACTTCAGGGACAATACACCTCAGGCCCTTCATCTATCACTCAAAAAGCAGCTGAAACTGCATTTTCAGGAGATCAGACCCCTGTGGAAGAGATGCGTAAAGCCTTTGAACGTCGCCGTAATCTTGTACTTGGATTAATTAAAGAGATTCCGGGACTTGAATGTAATGTTCCTGACGGTGCATTCTATGTATTCCCAAAATGTAATTCTTATTTCGGTAAATCTTTTGGAGATCGGAAGATTGGTAACTCTGCTGATTTAGCTATGTATTTATTGGAAGAGGGACATGTTGCCTGTGTTGGAGGCGTAGCATTTGGCGCACCAGACTGCATCCGTTTATCTTACGCAACTTCAGACGAGAATCTGGTTGAAGCAATTAAAAGAATCAAGCAAGCATTGGCTAATCTGAAATAA
- a CDS encoding 4Fe-4S binding protein translates to MAYVISDDCIACGTCIDECPVEAISEGDIYSINPEICTDCGTCADVCPSEAIHPGN, encoded by the coding sequence ATGGCTTACGTAATTAGTGATGATTGTATTGCTTGCGGAACTTGTATTGACGAGTGTCCAGTAGAAGCTATCTCTGAAGGTGATATCTATTCTATCAACCCTGAGATTTGTACAGACTGTGGAACTTGCGCAGATGTTTGTCCTTCTGAAGCAATACATCCGGGAAACTAA
- a CDS encoding porin family protein: MKRALIILLSFVFVIGVNAQMKKLQNRPYIDQRRLHYGFLIGLHTQDLNITNNGFITENGESWFADVATYSPGFSVGVLGELYLNKYLSLRAIPTLDFGDKTVVFKEQTSGKEERQQIKSTYFSIPLDLKYSAERFNNYRPYVMTGISPTIDLSVRKNKPLLVKSADCYLEAGFGCDFYLPYFKLIPELKFCFGLSNLLQSTRTDLNDKSLLKYTQSVNQISSRMIVFSLYFE; encoded by the coding sequence TTGAAACGCGCATTAATCATATTACTCTCTTTTGTATTTGTTATCGGTGTAAATGCACAAATGAAAAAACTGCAGAATCGCCCATACATCGATCAAAGAAGGCTGCATTACGGCTTCCTGATCGGTTTGCACACTCAGGATCTGAATATTACAAATAATGGATTCATTACAGAAAACGGCGAATCATGGTTTGCTGATGTGGCAACTTATTCACCGGGATTTAGTGTCGGGGTATTAGGTGAACTCTATTTAAACAAATATCTTTCACTTCGTGCCATTCCGACCCTTGATTTTGGGGATAAAACAGTTGTCTTCAAAGAACAGACTAGCGGGAAAGAGGAACGGCAGCAAATTAAATCCACTTATTTCTCAATCCCACTTGATTTAAAATACAGTGCAGAACGCTTCAACAACTACCGTCCATACGTCATGACTGGAATTAGCCCCACGATTGACCTCAGCGTAAGGAAGAACAAACCTTTATTGGTTAAGAGCGCAGACTGCTATCTTGAAGCTGGTTTCGGCTGCGATTTTTATCTTCCTTACTTTAAACTTATCCCAGAATTAAAATTCTGTTTTGGACTAAGTAATCTGCTACAGTCCACCCGGACAGATTTAAATGACAAATCTCTCTTGAAATACACACAATCCGTCAATCAGATAAGCTCCCGCATGATTGTGTTTTCTCTCTATTTTGAATAG
- a CDS encoding glycoside hydrolase family 3 N-terminal domain-containing protein codes for MKRKIVLALAVLFAIAVRAQVEPLLIYKVAQQKSCQDWVERTLSGMSLKEKVGQLFIYTVAPETTKANKKIIRKAVRNSKIGGLLFSGGELEDQAQLTNLAQSLSDIPLMITFDGEWGLSMRLKDTPVFPKNMVLGCIQNDRLLYEYGQEIARQCKEMGVTVNFAPVADVNRNPNNPIINVRSFGEEPHEVADKIIAYAQGLESKGVLSVAKHFPGHGDTDVDSHLALPVLPFSRERLDSVELYPFKQYIKAGLGGIMVGHLQVPIIEPNKLYPSSLSHNIVYGLLADELQFQGLIFTDALAMKGVASADRVCLQALQAGNDMVLAPYDVEAEVKSVLKAIKIGEISREDIDRKCRKVLLYKYVLGLTKTPTISLSGLERRINTANSEALIHKLRMAAITVLGNREEALPFRASSDEIALVNVGQYAGDSVFVQTLRKYAPVKCYQLNYQMNDSLMQAMQHELSLHKRVVVSITAHDLKPYLHFLSALSVSQPAVYVFFTPFTVMEQAQIPLSVASAVVLGHSADKDVQTQVGNVLFANSTADGRLSVSIGDLYKPGDGITITPTTAFHNSPEDFGMSSTSLARIDSIVKNGITAHAFPGCQVLIMKDGKIVYDKNFGTYTYEGEQKVTSTSMYDLASLSKTTGTLLAIMKLYDNCKLSLTDKASKYLAFLRGTDKEDITIKELLFHESGLPPTLPFYRLAIDETSYEPPFFTTKKDSKHTIQMDEDSYACNSFKYKEGWASTTPSDEYTMHVSDNLFMNKKFHEAAMQMIAQAPLNAKKYAYSCVNFITLKEIAETISGMPMDEFLNREYYSPMKLYHIGYLPLRTHKREEIVPTVKNDCLRGELIQGFVHDEAAAYLGGVSGNAGLFASARDVAKVYQMLLNGGEIGGKRYLSRSTCKLFTTTTSKSGRRGLGYDKPIPSNPNNSPCCVSAPYAVYGHTGWTGTCCWVDPVNGLVYVFLSNRTYPDRWNNKLSKMNIRTDIQEAIYQSMK; via the coding sequence ATGAAAAGAAAAATAGTATTGGCTCTTGCTGTTCTATTCGCAATTGCGGTAAGGGCACAGGTAGAACCGCTGTTGATCTATAAGGTTGCACAGCAAAAATCTTGTCAGGACTGGGTAGAAAGAACATTATCCGGAATGAGTCTGAAAGAAAAAGTAGGTCAGCTTTTTATTTATACAGTAGCTCCGGAAACTACCAAAGCAAATAAAAAGATAATTCGCAAGGCAGTCCGTAACAGTAAAATCGGTGGATTGCTCTTTTCTGGCGGAGAGTTGGAAGATCAGGCACAGTTGACTAATTTAGCACAGTCGCTGAGTGATATTCCATTGATGATTACATTTGATGGAGAGTGGGGGCTTTCCATGAGATTAAAAGATACGCCTGTATTTCCTAAGAATATGGTTTTGGGATGTATACAAAATGATCGGTTGCTTTATGAATATGGACAAGAGATTGCCCGGCAGTGTAAGGAGATGGGAGTTACAGTAAATTTTGCACCTGTGGCAGATGTGAACCGTAATCCGAATAACCCGATAATCAATGTACGTTCTTTTGGTGAAGAACCACATGAGGTTGCTGATAAAATTATTGCGTATGCCCAGGGACTTGAAAGTAAAGGGGTGCTTTCTGTAGCTAAACACTTTCCGGGACATGGGGATACTGATGTTGATTCCCATTTAGCATTGCCGGTGTTGCCTTTCTCCCGGGAACGATTGGACAGTGTGGAACTTTATCCTTTCAAACAATATATTAAAGCTGGCTTGGGAGGTATTATGGTTGGACATTTGCAGGTTCCTATTATAGAACCAAACAAGCTATATCCTTCTTCTCTTTCACATAATATTGTTTACGGGCTATTGGCTGACGAGTTACAATTTCAGGGATTGATCTTCACTGATGCTTTGGCTATGAAGGGGGTTGCTTCTGCAGATAGAGTCTGTCTGCAAGCTTTGCAGGCTGGAAATGATATGGTGCTGGCTCCCTATGATGTGGAAGCAGAGGTGAAGAGTGTGCTCAAAGCAATTAAAATTGGTGAGATCAGTCGGGAGGATATTGATCGTAAATGTAGAAAAGTGTTGCTTTACAAATATGTATTAGGGCTGACAAAGACTCCAACTATTTCTTTATCCGGTCTGGAGAGACGTATTAATACCGCTAATTCAGAAGCTTTGATCCATAAACTCCGAATGGCTGCTATTACAGTCTTGGGCAACAGAGAAGAGGCACTTCCTTTTCGTGCTTCATCAGATGAAATAGCTTTGGTTAATGTTGGTCAATATGCCGGGGATTCCGTTTTTGTGCAAACTTTGAGGAAATATGCACCGGTGAAATGTTATCAGCTAAATTACCAAATGAATGATTCGTTAATGCAGGCAATGCAACATGAACTGTCGTTGCATAAAAGAGTTGTTGTTAGTATCACTGCTCATGATCTGAAGCCTTATCTCCACTTTCTATCAGCGCTTTCTGTTAGTCAACCTGCCGTTTATGTATTTTTTACACCTTTTACAGTGATGGAACAAGCTCAGATTCCTCTTTCTGTCGCTTCTGCGGTTGTATTGGGACATTCTGCCGACAAAGATGTTCAGACTCAGGTTGGCAATGTGCTTTTTGCTAATTCTACGGCTGATGGACGTTTGTCGGTTAGTATAGGTGATCTCTATAAACCCGGCGATGGGATTACTATTACCCCAACCACGGCATTCCATAATTCTCCGGAAGACTTTGGAATGAGTTCCACTTCTCTGGCCCGCATTGATTCTATTGTAAAAAATGGAATAACAGCCCATGCTTTTCCTGGGTGTCAGGTTTTGATTATGAAAGATGGAAAAATAGTTTATGATAAAAACTTTGGTACCTACACTTACGAGGGTGAACAGAAAGTAACGTCTACCAGCATGTATGATCTTGCTTCTCTTTCGAAGACCACAGGAACATTACTTGCGATAATGAAACTTTATGATAACTGCAAGCTGAGTCTGACAGACAAAGCATCCAAGTATCTTGCCTTTCTTCGGGGAACGGATAAAGAAGACATCACGATTAAGGAACTTCTTTTCCATGAATCGGGTTTGCCGCCAACCCTTCCATTTTATCGGCTTGCTATTGACGAAACCAGCTATGAACCTCCTTTCTTTACTACAAAGAAAGACTCAAAACATACGATCCAAATGGATGAGGATTCGTATGCGTGCAATTCTTTTAAATATAAAGAAGGCTGGGCTTCTACTACGCCTTCTGATGAATATACCATGCATGTGTCCGACAATCTTTTTATGAATAAAAAATTTCATGAGGCAGCGATGCAGATGATTGCTCAGGCTCCTTTGAATGCAAAAAAATATGCTTATAGTTGTGTGAACTTTATTACGTTGAAGGAAATAGCAGAAACAATTAGCGGAATGCCAATGGATGAATTCCTGAACCGTGAGTACTATTCTCCAATGAAACTCTATCATATTGGATATTTGCCTTTGCGCACACATAAAAGAGAGGAGATTGTTCCTACTGTGAAGAACGATTGTCTCCGTGGTGAACTAATTCAGGGATTTGTACATGATGAGGCTGCTGCCTATCTGGGAGGAGTTTCTGGTAATGCCGGACTGTTTGCCTCTGCCAGAGATGTTGCAAAAGTCTATCAGATGTTGCTTAACGGTGGAGAAATCGGGGGGAAACGTTATCTGAGTAGATCAACATGTAAACTCTTTACCACAACCACGTCGAAGAGCGGAAGGCGGGGGCTGGGATATGACAAACCGATTCCTTCAAATCCAAACAATAGTCCTTGCTGCGTTTCTGCTCCTTATGCGGTTTATGGTCATACTGGCTGGACAGGTACTTGCTGCTGGGTAGATCCCGTAAATGGTCTCGTTTATGTTTTCCTTAGTAATCGTACTTATCCTGACAGGTGGAATAATAAGTTGTCAAAGATGAATATCCGTACGGATATCCAGGAAGCTATTTATCAATCAATGAAGTAA
- a CDS encoding metallophosphatase translates to MRRVFFLITTIILCMNLAAQQVRELTILHTNDTHSHIEPINKHNANKEQAGKGGYVRRASIIKQMRAADKDLLLFDCGDFSQGTPYYNMFKGEVEIKLMNEMGYDAGTIGNHEFDFGLENMARLFKMARFPFVCANYKVNGTILEKLVKPYTILKRKGLKIGVFGLSPKMEGLVQADKCDGVIYEEPYAVANRVATYLKERKHCDVVICLSHLGWKASANNPVCDEELARKTHNIDLILGGHSHSLIESPAYYKNVDGKEVPVTQMGSNGIYIGKINLNFEKK, encoded by the coding sequence ATGAGACGAGTATTCTTTTTAATAACAACGATAATCTTATGTATGAATCTTGCTGCTCAACAAGTGAGAGAGCTGACAATTCTGCATACCAATGATACCCACAGTCATATTGAACCAATCAATAAGCATAATGCCAATAAGGAGCAGGCAGGTAAAGGTGGATATGTGAGACGTGCTTCAATTATTAAGCAAATGAGGGCAGCGGATAAAGATTTGCTATTGTTTGATTGTGGCGATTTCTCACAGGGAACTCCATATTATAATATGTTTAAGGGAGAAGTGGAGATCAAGCTAATGAACGAAATGGGATACGATGCCGGAACAATCGGAAATCATGAGTTCGATTTTGGACTTGAGAATATGGCACGCCTTTTTAAAATGGCCCGATTCCCATTTGTATGTGCCAATTATAAAGTGAATGGCACAATACTGGAAAAACTTGTAAAGCCGTATACTATACTTAAACGTAAGGGATTAAAGATTGGCGTGTTTGGGTTAAGTCCTAAAATGGAGGGGCTTGTGCAGGCAGATAAGTGTGACGGGGTTATTTATGAAGAACCGTATGCCGTGGCCAATAGGGTGGCTACCTATCTGAAAGAGCGTAAACATTGTGATGTGGTAATCTGTCTTTCTCATTTAGGCTGGAAAGCATCGGCTAATAATCCGGTCTGTGATGAAGAACTGGCCCGTAAGACACATAATATAGATCTGATTCTGGGTGGGCATTCACATTCATTGATTGAAAGCCCGGCGTATTACAAAAATGTTGATGGAAAAGAGGTTCCTGTGACCCAAATGGGAAGCAATGGAATTTATATAGGGAAGATAAATTTAAATTTTGAAAAAAAATAA
- a CDS encoding 5'-nucleotidase C-terminal domain-containing protein has translation MRNTVSKKVPEILCLAGLFLLSACHSVYRLTEVQENKIEVTSAYDEVPDNEAAAVLVPFKSKVDSIMLPVIGTCEMDMTTERPESLLPNLVADVLWNYANTLPGQKADIAVINLGGLRNNLPKGNITYGTVYEILPFENSLCIVSLKGNDLLSLFKEIAKVGGQGVSHSTLLLSKPFNGELLDATVGGKEIDNDQMYTVATLDYLSEGNDGLTSFLKAKKRVCPKGAIIRNIFLDYVKEETAKGDAITSRLDGRIQVKK, from the coding sequence ATGAGAAATACTGTATCGAAAAAGGTTCCTGAAATACTTTGTTTAGCAGGACTATTTCTTTTATCGGCTTGTCATTCGGTTTATCGGCTGACCGAAGTACAAGAGAATAAGATAGAGGTGACTTCTGCTTATGATGAAGTGCCTGATAATGAAGCTGCTGCGGTTCTGGTTCCTTTTAAATCAAAAGTGGATAGTATTATGTTGCCGGTGATAGGAACTTGCGAGATGGATATGACAACGGAACGGCCGGAAAGCCTTTTGCCTAATCTGGTGGCGGATGTGCTCTGGAACTATGCAAATACCCTTCCCGGACAAAAAGCTGACATTGCCGTAATTAATCTCGGTGGATTGAGGAACAATCTGCCCAAAGGTAATATTACATATGGTACTGTTTATGAAATTCTGCCTTTTGAAAATTCTTTATGTATTGTCAGCCTGAAAGGGAATGACTTACTCTCTCTCTTTAAAGAAATTGCAAAAGTGGGTGGTCAAGGGGTAAGTCATTCAACACTTTTGCTTTCAAAACCGTTTAATGGGGAATTGCTTGATGCTACAGTTGGAGGTAAAGAGATAGATAATGATCAGATGTATACGGTGGCTACTCTCGATTATTTATCAGAAGGAAATGATGGCCTTACCTCTTTTCTTAAAGCTAAAAAACGAGTTTGCCCTAAAGGTGCGATTATAAGAAATATCTTTCTTGATTATGTGAAAGAAGAAACAGCTAAAGGAGATGCTATAACATCCAGACTGGATGGTAGAATTCAAGTAAAGAAATAA
- the rplS gene encoding 50S ribosomal protein L19, which produces MDFIKIAEEAFATGKQHPSFKAGDTITVAYRITEGNKERIQQYRGVVIKISGHGDKKRFTVRKMSGTIGVERIFPIESPFIDSIEVNKVGKVRRAKLYYLRALTGKKARIKEKRVITTNA; this is translated from the coding sequence ATGGATTTTATTAAAATCGCAGAAGAAGCATTTGCTACTGGTAAACAGCACCCAAGCTTCAAGGCTGGAGACACTATTACAGTTGCATATCGTATTACTGAAGGTAACAAAGAACGTATACAGCAGTATCGTGGTGTTGTTATCAAGATTTCAGGTCATGGAGATAAGAAACGCTTTACCGTTCGTAAAATGTCAGGAACTATTGGTGTAGAAAGAATCTTCCCAATCGAATCACCATTCATCGATAGCATCGAAGTGAACAAAGTTGGTAAAGTTCGCAGAGCTAAATTGTATTACCTTCGCGCTCTTACCGGTAAAAAAGCTAGAATCAAAGAAAAAAGAGTTATCACAACAAACGCTTAA